The following proteins come from a genomic window of Triticum aestivum cultivar Chinese Spring chromosome 6A, IWGSC CS RefSeq v2.1, whole genome shotgun sequence:
- the LOC123132453 gene encoding uncharacterized protein has product MASRAAPPVLLLLFFFLVMASLLAVDASAAAAAPGVNSPFVLAAARTQRKDPLDGLRYYTGGWNISSEHYWASVGFSAAPVFAAAGVWFAVFGAALFLAGCCYCCCPSRSTSYSRAALVVSLLLLLAFTAAAAIGCAVLYDGQGRFHGSTAATVDYVVKQSGDTVDNLRAFSGFLEAAKAAGVGAVSLPDDLKGRIDGVVRRVSSASDELAARTASNSAKIRDALDTVRKILIVLAAGMLILAFAGLVFSACGLESLVYVLVFLGWILVAATFVMCGTFLLLHNVVGDTCVAMGEWVRRPQEHTALDDILPCVDTAAASEALGRSKEVNYRLVDVLNGVISNVSNRDFPPQAPLSPPLYYNQSGPPVPPLCNPYTPDLRDRACAPGEVAGPDAARQSWGGLVCRTADAGGSGVCATAGRLTPSMYAQMVGAANVSYGLSRYGPVLVDLADCAFVRRAFQAVGEDHCPGLRRYSEQVYRGLLAVAAAGLLSVLLWVVHSRERRKRSDAREVELMAPPPPFRYPLEEKALLHSPRRRPYM; this is encoded by the exons ATGGCGTCTCGCGCAGCTCCTCCCgtcctgctgctgctcttcttcttcctcgtgatGGCGTCCCTGCTCGCCGTCGATGCGTCAG cggcggcggcggcgcctggcgTGAACTCGCCGTTCGTGCTCGCGGCGGCGCGGACGCAGCGGAAGGACCCTCTCGACGGGCTGAGGTACTACACCGGCGGATGGAACATCAGCAGCGAGCACTACTGGGCC TCGGTGGGCTTCAGCGCGGCGCCGGTCTTCGCGGCGGCCGGAGTCTGGTTCGCCGTGTTCGGCGCCGCCCTGTTCCTCGCCgggtgctgctactgctgctgccccAGCCGCAGCACCTCCTACTCCCGCGCTGCCCTGGTCGtctcgctcctgctcctcctcgcctTCACGGCCGCCGCCGC CATCGGGTGCGCTGTCCTGTACGACGGGCAGGGCCGGTTCCACGGCAGCACGGCGGCGACGGTGGACTACGTGGTGAAGCAGTCGGGCGACACGGTGGACAACCTGCGGGCCTTCTCGGGGTTCCTGgaggctgccaaggcggccggcgtGGGGGCCGTCTCGCTACCCGACGACCTCAAGGGGAGGATCGACGGCGTGGTGCGCAGGGTGAGCTCCGCCTCCGACGAGCTCGCCGCCCGCACCGCCAGCAACTCCGCCAAGATCCGAGACGCGCTGGACACAGT AAGGAAGATCCTCATCGTTCTTGCAGCCGGGATGCTAATCCTCGCCTTCGCTGGCCTTG TGTTCTCGGCGTGTGGATTGGAGTCGCTGGTCTACGT GTTGGTGTTCCTCGGGTGGATTCTGGTTGCGGCAACGTTCGTGATGTGCGGCACGTTCCTCCTCCTGCACAA CGTGGTGGGGGACACGTGCGTGGCGATGGGCGAGTGGGTGCGGCGCCCGCAGGAGCACACGGCGCTGGACGACATCCTGCCGTGCGTCGACACGGCCGCCGCCTCGGAGGCGCTCGGCCGGAGCAAGGAGGTGAACTACCGCCTCGTGGACGTGCTCAACGGCGTCATCTCCAACGTGTCCAACCGCGACTTCCCGCCGCAGGCGCCGCTCTCGCCGCCGCTCTACTACAACCAGTCGGGCCCGCCCGTGCCGCCGCTCTGCAACCCCTACACGCCGGACCTCCGCGACCGCGCCTGCGCGCCCGGCGAGGTCGCCGGCCCGGACGCCGCGCGGCAGTCGTGGGGCGGCCTCGTGTGCCGGACGGCGGACGCCGGCGGGTCGGGGGTGTGCGCCACCGCCGGGCGACTGACGCCGTCCATGTACGCGCAGATGGTCGGCGCCGCCAACGTGAGCTACGGGCTGTCCCGGTACGGGCCGGTGCTGGTGGACCTGGCGGACTGCGCGTTCGTGCGCCGCGCGTTCCAGGCCGTCGGCGAGGACCACTGCCCCGGCCTGCGGAGGTACAGCGAGCAGGTGTACCGGGGCCTGCTGGCCGTCGCGGCCGCCGGGCTGCTCTCGGTGCTGCTGTGGGTGGTGCACTCGAGGGAGAGGCGGAAGAGGAGCGACGCCAGGGAGGTGGAGCtcatggcgccgccgccgcccttcagGTACCCGCTGGAGGAGAAGGCGCTGCTGCACAGCCCCAGAAGAAGGCCGTACATGTGA